The genomic region CGCGCTCTCCATCGCGCCCTCGGGCGCCGCCTCGCTGGTGTCCTACGACGCGCGGCTCACGCCCGACCCGTCCATCCGGTACGGGGTGGTGCCCGACGTGCCGTACTGCGCGTCCTACAACCCGGAGCTGTTCAAGCCGCTCAGCCCCGGGATGGTCGCCGCGCTCCAGGCGGCGTTTCCGGCCAGTGGTGGGTGAGGCTGCGGCGAGGTGGCTGGTCGGCGTCGTCCTGCCCGGCGGACCCGGTCGCGGCTCGTCCAACTTCCCGGCACGTCCCGACGCGCCGTCGCGGCCGGGGGCGGGGGCTGTGCTCGCACCCTCTGCGAACGTGAAGATTCGCTGAACGGCCCATGCGCTTTCTGTCCGTTTCGCGCGGGCCGTCGCGCAAGTACCTTCGCCGCGAAGAACGACGCCGAGCCCGTTGGAGCGCCCGAGGAGCTCGAGGACGCCGACGCCACCGTGTCGAGGAAGCGCGTGGCCGGCCTGGTCGTGACCACCCGGGAGCAGAAGGAAGGCGAGAGGCCATGCCCATCAGCAAGGAAGCGCAGCGCCACCACGACGCCCCGTTCCCCGATCACGCCTCGACGCTGCGCGCGACCGATCCGGAGCTCGTCGAGGTCTTCGACGATTGGGCCTTCGACGAGGTGCTGCGCGCCGGGGCGCTCGACGCGCGGACGCGCCTCATGGTCCAGCTCGCCGCGCTCATCGCCGCCCAGGGGCTCGGGGAGTTCCGCGTGATGCTCGGGGCGGCCCTGGACCTCGGCGTCACGCCGGTCGAGGTGAAGGAGATCGTGTACCAGGCGGTCCCGTACGTCGGGATGGGGAAGGTGCTCGACTTCCTGCACGCCACGAACGACGCGCTCCGGGAGAAGGGGGTCGCGCTGCCGCTGCCGCCGCAATCGACGACCACGCGCGAGACCCGCCGCGAGAAGGGGCTCGAGATCCAGCGGCGCATGTTCGGGGACAAGATCGATCAGCTCTACGCGCAGTCCGCGAAGGACCAGCTCCACCTCCAGGAGCTCCTGACGGCGAACTGCTTCGGCGACCACGTCGCGCGGGGCGGGCTGGATCTGGACACCCGCGAGCTCCTGACCCTCTCGATGCTGGCGGCGCTCGGCGGGTGCGAGCCGCAGCTCGCGGCGCACGTCGCCGCGAACCTCGCGCTGGGCAACCACCGCGGCGTGCTGATCGCCACCCTCACGCAGCTCCTGCCGTTCATCGGCTACCCGCGGACGCTGAACGCGCTCCGCGTCGTCGACGAAGGGACGTGAAGGTCTCGCGGCCTGGACGGAGGTCGCGCAGACGCCTGGGCCTCACCCTGTCATCATCGACGTGAACGCCGCTCGAGGAGTCCGACCCACATGCCCTCCCGATCCCGAACCGCCGCCGGCCGTCCCCACGTCATCTGCCACATGGTCCCGTCGGTGGACGGCCGCATCGTGACCGGCGAGTGGCCGGCCCCGGGAAGCCTCCATTCCGAGTACGAGCGCACCGCCGCGACGCTCGACGCCGACGGCTGGATCATCGGTCGGATCTCGATGGAGCCGTACGCCGGGCGCGCGGCGCTGCCCCGCGGCTCCGGCGCGCGCATCCCGCGCACCGACTTCGTCGCGCGGACCGGGGCCCCCTCCTACGCGATCGCCATCGACCCGAGCGGCAAGCTCCGGTGGGAGTCGGGCTCCATCGACGACGACCACGCGGTCACCGTGTTGACGGAGCGAGTCCCCGACCGCTACCTCGCGTTCCTCCGCGACCGCGGCGTCTCCTACCTGTTCGGCGGCAAGGACCGGATCGACGTTCCGGCGGTCTTGCGGAAGCTGCGCCAGCGCCTCGGCATCCGGCGGCTGCTCCTCGAGGGCGGCGGCAAGATCAACGGCTCCTTCCTCGCCGCGGGCTGCATCGACGAGCTGAGCCTCCTCGTGGCGCCGGTCGCCGACGGCACCCTGGGGGCCCCTGCCCTCTTCGACACGGCCGGCGGGGCTCCGACGCGGCTGCAGCTGGTCTCGGCGGAGCCGCGGCGCGGCGGCCTGCTGTGGGTGCGGTACCGGGTCGTGCGGCGACGGCGGTGAAGCGCTCGCGCGGCGCCCTCGGCGTGCCGCAAGGCGCGGCTCGCGGAGCGGCTCACGACAAATGAAAAGCCCCGGTAACCTGGGCGGTTACCGGGGCTAGATGGAGCGGGAAAAGGGATTTGAACCCTCGACCCTCGCCTTGGCAAGGCGATGCTCTACCACTGAGCTATTCCCGCGAGCTCTCTCGCAAGTTCCCTTGCGAACGCGGGCGGTTATAGGGGAGAGCGCGGAGGGGTGTCAAGGGGTTTGAAGATGGTATCTTCCGCGCGTGCGAAACGGCTCCGGACCGGGCTCGGCGGCGCGGGAACACGCGCGCGCCGTAGGGGGACAGCGCCCCCGCGGCGCGGCGCGCGAGCGGCTCCGGGGGCTCGGGCGCGCCTTCGTGCTCCGGCTCGCCACCCTCCTCTTCCCGACCCCGCAGGCGGCGCTCCCGCCCCTCGCCGACGTCCGCCGGGTGCTCGTCATCCGCGCCGACGAGCGGGTGGGGAACCAGCTCCTCACCACCCCGCTCCTGCGGGCCCTCAAGCTCGGGCTCCCGGCCGCCGAGGTCCACCTCCTCGCGGCGGCGCGCCAGGCGCAGGTGGTCGCGACGCGTCACGTGGACCGCGTCATCCCCTTCGAGAAGCGGGCGCTCTTCCGCCGCCCCTGGCGCTTCCTCGCGCTCCTCCGCTCGCTCCGCCGCGCCCGCTACGACGTGGTGGTCGAGGCGGCGCACTGGTCGGGGTTCTCGCTGACCGCGTCGCTCCTCGCTCGCGTCGCCTCGGCGGGCGGCCCGGTGGTGGGGCACGACCGCGGCGCATCGGCCCGCTTCCTCTCCCACCCGGTGGCCCACGACCCGGCCAACGCGAGCGAGGTCCGCGCCAAGCTGGAGCTGCTGCGCCCCTTCGGTCTCACGCCGCGCGGCCTCGAGCCTGAGACGGAGCTCGGGCGCGACGCCGCCCCGGCCCGGGCGCTGCTCGCGCGGCTGGGGCTCGCGGGCCGCCCGCTCGCGGTGCTCAACCCGGGCGCGCGGATGGCGGACCGGCGCTGGCCGCCGGAGGCGCACGCGGAGGTGGCGCGCGGGCTCCTCGCCCGTGGCCTCGCGGTGCTGGTGGTCTGGGGCCCCGGCGAGGAGCCGCTCGCCCGCGGGGTGGCGGAGGGCTCCGGCGCGGCGCTCGCCCCGGCGACCGACCTCACGCTCCTCGCCGGCCTCCTGCGCGAGGCGGCCCTCTGCGTCTCCAACAACAGCGGCCCGATGCACCTCGCGGTGGCGGTGGGGACGCCGACGGTGGGCGTCTTCCTCTCCGGCGACGCGGCGCGCTGGGGTCACGAGCTGCCGGCGTTCGCGGCGGCGGAGCCTTTGCCGGGGAACGGCGCGGCGGCGGTGCTCGCGGCCTGCGACCGGCTCCTCAGCGCGGCGGGGGCTGCGCCGCCCCGTCCTGCCGGTACACGGCCTTGACGAAGTCGGCGAAGTACTTCCACGCCGACCAGACCGAGAAGAACAGCGACAGGTAGAGGAGGTCCGTGCCGACGGCGTTGGCGTCCACGTCCACCGTCGCCACCACGAAGTCCACCGGGTACTTGTAGTGCAGGAGCAGGAACACGATCCCGACGAGCTGGATGGCGGTCTTGTACTTCCCCTCCTGCCCGGCGGCGATCACGATCCCCTCGCTCATCGCGATGGTCCGCAGCCCGTTGATGATGAACTCGCGCGCCATGATGACGATGACCACCCAGGCGGCGACGCGCCCGAGGTGGACCAGCATGATGAGCGCCGCCATCACCACCAGCTTGTCCGCGAGCGGGTCGAGGAACTTGCCGATGACGGTGACGAGGTTCTTCCGCCGGGCGAGCCAGCCGTCGAGGAAGTCGGTCGCGCTCACCACCGCGTAGAGCAGCGCCGCGATGAACGAGTTGAGGCGCGACTCGTACCAGGTGAACCAGAGGATCACCGGGATGGCAGCCATCCGCACGAAGGTGATGGCGTTGGGCGCGTTGAGGAACTCCGCCTTGAGCGAGCGGGCCACGGGCCTCCCCTCCCCCGGGCTCACGCCCGGCCGCCGGCCGCGAGGAGCACGCGCCCCTCGCCGGAGAGCTCGATGACGAGCGGCTCGCCGTCGCCCTCGCCGCCGAGCGGGAGCACCCGCGGCGTGAGGCTCCCGATCCAGCCCACCAGCGCGGAGGGCGCGACCCGCAGCGGCGCGCGCGGCGTCACCTCCACCCCCGCCGGCGCGCCGTCGGTGGCGAGCAGGAACCGCCCCTCGCCGCGCAGGTGCACGAGGTGGAGCGCCGGCTCGTAGCGCGACTGGAGCCGGCCGTTCTCGAAGAGCACCTGCGCCTCGAAGGCGAACACCGCCTCCTCGTGGAAGTAGCCGCCCTCCCCGGCCAGCTCGAGCGCGGTGAAGGTCCGGGCCCCGGGGCGGAACAGG from Anaeromyxobacter paludicola harbors:
- a CDS encoding carboxymuconolactone decarboxylase family protein — its product is MPISKEAQRHHDAPFPDHASTLRATDPELVEVFDDWAFDEVLRAGALDARTRLMVQLAALIAAQGLGEFRVMLGAALDLGVTPVEVKEIVYQAVPYVGMGKVLDFLHATNDALREKGVALPLPPQSTTTRETRREKGLEIQRRMFGDKIDQLYAQSAKDQLHLQELLTANCFGDHVARGGLDLDTRELLTLSMLAALGGCEPQLAAHVAANLALGNHRGVLIATLTQLLPFIGYPRTLNALRVVDEGT
- a CDS encoding RibD family protein is translated as MPSRSRTAAGRPHVICHMVPSVDGRIVTGEWPAPGSLHSEYERTAATLDADGWIIGRISMEPYAGRAALPRGSGARIPRTDFVARTGAPSYAIAIDPSGKLRWESGSIDDDHAVTVLTERVPDRYLAFLRDRGVSYLFGGKDRIDVPAVLRKLRQRLGIRRLLLEGGGKINGSFLAAGCIDELSLLVAPVADGTLGAPALFDTAGGAPTRLQLVSAEPRRGGLLWVRYRVVRRRR
- the pgsA gene encoding CDP-diacylglycerol--glycerol-3-phosphate 3-phosphatidyltransferase, translating into MAAIPVILWFTWYESRLNSFIAALLYAVVSATDFLDGWLARRKNLVTVIGKFLDPLADKLVVMAALIMLVHLGRVAAWVVIVIMAREFIINGLRTIAMSEGIVIAAGQEGKYKTAIQLVGIVFLLLHYKYPVDFVVATVDVDANAVGTDLLYLSLFFSVWSAWKYFADFVKAVYRQDGAAQPPPR
- a CDS encoding glycosyltransferase family 9 protein, producing the protein MRNGSGPGSAAREHARAVGGQRPRGAARERLRGLGRAFVLRLATLLFPTPQAALPPLADVRRVLVIRADERVGNQLLTTPLLRALKLGLPAAEVHLLAAARQAQVVATRHVDRVIPFEKRALFRRPWRFLALLRSLRRARYDVVVEAAHWSGFSLTASLLARVASAGGPVVGHDRGASARFLSHPVAHDPANASEVRAKLELLRPFGLTPRGLEPETELGRDAAPARALLARLGLAGRPLAVLNPGARMADRRWPPEAHAEVARGLLARGLAVLVVWGPGEEPLARGVAEGSGAALAPATDLTLLAGLLREAALCVSNNSGPMHLAVAVGTPTVGVFLSGDAARWGHELPAFAAAEPLPGNGAAAVLAACDRLLSAAGAAPPRPAGTRP